A genomic segment from Cyanobium sp. NIES-981 encodes:
- a CDS encoding prepilin-type N-terminal cleavage/methylation domain-containing protein, giving the protein MAARPPRRRLFPGLPAAPGFTLVELLLALLLGCLLSALMLQCVLSETRSGQRLARLLRERQASQRLLELIRSELQQASAASIGAAAATALPPACNLGSRPVVLQMQTPAGVISYSQGAAPDAIWRGAVLMRCGPAYGLDGQLGSGTSQNRVVLDALVADTGFTVQPSAQGGSALAEVRLRRSFAAGGQLQEGGGMLLPLPPGPQEP; this is encoded by the coding sequence ATGGCTGCCCGCCCCCCCCGCCGCCGCCTCTTTCCCGGCCTCCCCGCTGCCCCTGGCTTCACCCTGGTGGAGCTGCTGCTGGCCCTGCTGCTGGGCTGCCTGCTCAGCGCCCTGATGCTCCAGTGCGTGCTCAGCGAAACCCGCAGCGGCCAGCGGCTGGCGCGGTTGCTGCGGGAGCGCCAGGCCAGCCAGCGGCTGCTGGAGCTGATCCGCTCCGAGCTGCAGCAGGCGAGCGCGGCGAGCATTGGGGCCGCGGCGGCCACGGCCCTCCCGCCGGCCTGCAACCTCGGCTCCCGGCCGGTGGTGCTGCAGATGCAGACCCCGGCCGGGGTGATCAGTTACAGCCAGGGCGCCGCGCCGGACGCGATCTGGCGCGGTGCCGTGCTGATGCGCTGCGGGCCCGCCTACGGCCTCGACGGCCAGCTCGGCAGCGGAACCTCCCAGAACCGGGTGGTGCTCGATGCGCTGGTGGCGGACACGGGGTTCACAGTGCAACCTTCGGCCCAGGGCGGCAGCGCGCTGGCGGAGGTGCGGCTGCGCAGGAGCTTCGCCGCTGGTGGCCAGCTGCAGGAGGGTGGCGGCATGCTGCTGCCGCTGCCTCCCGGCCCCCAGGAGCCCTGA
- a CDS encoding type II secretion system protein — protein sequence MSLVEVMVGAGVFALSAGCSLQVWSGTASWSQRAERQRQEQEQLETRLLAVQAVLQQHAGTPLASDCDAALAALAPRLPAQGAWVAQDGGVLVVLDGAEAARRQRWFDPAAYGLCGVEAAAAPEEP from the coding sequence ATGAGCCTGGTGGAGGTGATGGTGGGGGCCGGGGTGTTCGCCCTCTCGGCCGGATGTTCGCTGCAGGTGTGGAGCGGCACCGCCAGCTGGAGCCAGCGGGCCGAGCGCCAGCGGCAGGAGCAGGAGCAGCTCGAAACCCGCCTGCTGGCGGTGCAGGCGGTGCTGCAGCAGCACGCCGGCACCCCCCTGGCCAGCGACTGCGACGCGGCCCTCGCGGCCCTGGCCCCCCGGCTGCCGGCCCAGGGCGCCTGGGTGGCCCAGGACGGCGGGGTGCTGGTGGTGCTGGATGGAGCCGAGGCCGCGCGGCGGCAGCGCTGGTTTGATCCGGCGGCCTACGGCCTCTGCGGGGTGGAGGCCGCCGCCGCGCCGGAGGAGCCATGA
- a CDS encoding prepilin-type N-terminal cleavage/methylation domain-containing protein, producing the protein MTGSGPAPRRGGPRPAGPGGFSLVELLVALALLTLLALLVIDSGRRQLASGRVEAAARRLGSLLERSRDLATVAGTPLALPLQGEEGLEAAVLEGDTTLALHHTLPSQLRFTANGLVIDGGTAVVSGSGTDLRRCLVIGLPLGIVRVGRYAGDPGAGPSSSLCRPDPSL; encoded by the coding sequence ATGACAGGGTCAGGCCCAGCCCCGCGCCGCGGCGGGCCCCGGCCGGCGGGCCCGGGCGGTTTTTCCCTGGTGGAGCTGCTGGTGGCGCTCGCCCTGCTCACGCTGCTGGCCCTGCTCGTGATTGACAGCGGCCGGCGGCAGCTCGCCAGCGGCCGGGTGGAGGCCGCCGCCCGCCGCCTCGGCAGCCTGCTGGAGCGCAGCCGCGACCTCGCCACCGTGGCCGGCACTCCGTTGGCACTGCCGCTGCAGGGGGAGGAGGGCCTGGAGGCGGCGGTGCTGGAGGGCGACACCACCCTGGCGCTGCATCACACCCTGCCCAGCCAGCTGCGCTTCACGGCCAACGGGCTGGTGATCGACGGCGGCACCGCCGTCGTGAGCGGCAGCGGCACCGATCTGCGCCGCTGCCTGGTGATCGGGCTGCCGCTGGGGATCGTGCGGGTGGGGCGCTATGCGGGCGATCCCGGCGCGGGCCCCAGCAGCAGCCTCTGCCGTCCGGATCCCAGCCTCTGA